One Antarctobacter heliothermus DNA segment encodes these proteins:
- a CDS encoding GNAT family N-acetyltransferase — protein sequence MTLFRPITRTNLRALCALEIHPAQRDFVAPAAVTIAQQAYEPGSTILSIWDGDTPIGLMSMIHFGLPEAAPDPDSGIDSNMFYLWRLLIDRQHQGKGHGQTALRHFLDLARASGQSRASLSVVDGPGSALPLYERYGFTRTGHIAQGEALMARVL from the coding sequence ATGACCCTGTTTCGCCCCATCACCCGCACCAACCTGCGGGCGCTCTGCGCGCTTGAGATCCACCCCGCGCAGCGCGATTTTGTGGCGCCAGCCGCCGTGACCATCGCGCAACAGGCCTATGAACCCGGCAGCACGATCCTGAGCATCTGGGACGGCGACACACCCATCGGCCTGATGTCCATGATCCATTTCGGCCTGCCGGAGGCCGCTCCGGACCCGGACAGCGGCATTGATAGCAACATGTTCTACCTCTGGCGGCTGCTTATCGACAGACAGCATCAGGGCAAAGGCCACGGCCAGACCGCCCTGCGCCATTTCCTAGACCTCGCCCGCGCATCGGGGCAAAGCCGCGCCAGCCTCAGCGTGGTCGACGGCCCCGGTTCGGCCCTGCCACTTTACGAAAGATACGGGTTCACACGCACGGGCCACATCGCACAGGGTGAGGCTCTCATGGCGCGCGTCCTCTGA
- the hflX gene encoding GTPase HflX, with translation MTRAWVLHPDIKNDKDRRNARMALDEAVSLAHALPGLEVVGDTIVPLPRPHAGALFGTGKIEELRALFEAQEIELVLVDGPVTPVQQRNLEKTWKVKLLDRTGLILEIFSDRAATREGVLQVEMAHLSYQRTRLVRAWTHLERQRGGLGFVGGPGETQIEADRRAIDEQLVRLRRQLDKVVRTRELHRKARAKVPYPIVALVGYTNAGKSTLFNRLTGADVMAKDMLFATLDPTMRAVRLSTGADVILSDTVGFISDLPTELVAAFRATLEEVLAADVVVHVRDISHPESDEQAKDVRTILESLGVAEDTTQIELWNKLDRLEPEEIEAVRQRAARDPAVHAVSALTGEGLDDFLEAVTEALDGERLRDDLVLGFDEGRKRAWLFEKGLVESERQEEDGYVISVHWSARDRARFEAMDKD, from the coding sequence GTGACCCGCGCTTGGGTCCTGCATCCCGATATCAAAAACGACAAGGACCGGCGGAACGCCCGGATGGCCCTGGATGAGGCTGTGTCGCTGGCACATGCCTTGCCGGGGCTCGAGGTTGTGGGCGACACGATCGTGCCGTTGCCGCGCCCCCATGCGGGCGCGCTGTTCGGCACCGGCAAGATCGAAGAACTGCGCGCCCTGTTTGAGGCGCAAGAGATCGAATTGGTGCTGGTCGACGGCCCGGTGACCCCGGTGCAACAGCGCAATCTGGAAAAGACGTGGAAGGTCAAACTACTCGACCGGACCGGGCTTATTCTGGAAATCTTCTCGGACCGCGCCGCCACCCGCGAAGGGGTGTTGCAGGTCGAGATGGCGCACCTGTCCTATCAGCGCACCCGCCTTGTACGGGCCTGGACTCACCTTGAACGGCAGCGTGGCGGATTGGGGTTCGTCGGCGGCCCCGGTGAAACGCAGATTGAGGCAGACAGACGCGCCATCGACGAACAACTGGTGCGCTTGCGCCGCCAGTTGGACAAGGTGGTGCGCACACGCGAATTGCATCGCAAGGCGCGCGCCAAGGTGCCCTATCCGATTGTCGCGCTGGTGGGGTACACCAACGCCGGAAAATCCACGCTGTTCAACCGGTTGACCGGGGCCGATGTCATGGCCAAGGACATGCTGTTCGCCACGCTGGACCCGACCATGCGGGCGGTGCGATTGTCCACCGGGGCGGATGTGATCCTGTCCGATACCGTGGGTTTCATCTCTGATCTGCCGACCGAACTGGTCGCCGCGTTCCGCGCCACACTGGAAGAGGTGCTGGCCGCAGATGTGGTTGTGCATGTACGCGACATTTCGCACCCAGAGTCCGACGAACAGGCCAAAGACGTTCGCACCATCCTCGAAAGCCTCGGGGTGGCAGAGGACACCACGCAGATTGAGCTATGGAACAAACTTGACCGGCTAGAGCCTGAGGAAATCGAGGCGGTGCGCCAGCGGGCCGCGCGTGATCCTGCCGTGCATGCGGTCTCGGCCCTGACGGGCGAGGGGCTGGATGACTTCCTTGAGGCCGTGACAGAGGCGTTGGATGGGGAGCGGCTGCGCGACGATCTGGTGCTGGGCTTTGACGAAGGGCGCAAACGGGCGTGGCTCTTCGAAAAGGGTCTGGTCGAGAGTGAGCGTCAGGAAGAAGACGGTTACGTCATCTCGGTCCACTGGTCTGCGCGCGATCGAGCACGGTTTGAGGCGATGGACAAGGACTGA
- the ntrX gene encoding nitrogen assimilation response regulator NtrX, protein MSDILIVDDERDIRELIGDILEDEGYATRLAANSQEAMTEINAEPPALLILDIWLKDSKMDGIDILKTVKRDNPDIPVVIISGHGNIEIAVAAIKQGAYDFIEKPFNIDQLLVVIRRAMEASLLRRENTQLKRGEVKSAEMIGDSASFRALISQLDKVTKSNGRVMLTGPAGAGKEVAARYVHAQSNRAKAPFVTVNCAGVEPEMMEAMLFGRETAKRGVEPGLLEQAHGGVVYFDEVADMPNGTQSKILRVLVDQQFTRVGGNDKVRVDLRVISSTNRDLQTEIAAGRFREELYHRLNVVPIAVPSLAERREDIPVLAEHFIEQCNRAQGLPLRQMTEEAVALMQTMTWPGNVRQLKNLVERVLILGDGTGPIEARELPQDSAPGEGAEDRVVLSGTLATLPLREAREAFEREYLLTQINRFGGNISRTASFVGMERSALHRKLKSLGVVTSAKSGARIARVDGTYTEAT, encoded by the coding sequence ATGAGTGACATCCTGATTGTCGACGATGAGCGCGATATCCGCGAATTGATCGGGGATATCCTTGAGGACGAAGGCTATGCGACCCGGCTGGCTGCCAACAGTCAGGAGGCGATGACCGAAATCAACGCCGAACCGCCCGCGCTGCTGATCCTCGATATCTGGCTGAAGGACAGCAAGATGGACGGGATCGACATTCTCAAGACCGTCAAGCGCGACAACCCCGACATCCCGGTGGTGATCATCTCGGGTCATGGCAACATCGAGATCGCCGTGGCGGCGATCAAGCAGGGGGCCTATGATTTCATCGAAAAGCCGTTCAACATTGACCAGCTTCTGGTGGTGATCCGCCGCGCGATGGAGGCATCCTTGTTGCGCCGCGAAAACACCCAGCTGAAACGCGGCGAGGTGAAATCGGCCGAGATGATCGGCGACAGTGCGTCGTTCCGCGCGCTGATCAGCCAGTTGGACAAAGTGACCAAATCCAATGGTCGGGTGATGCTGACCGGTCCGGCGGGTGCGGGCAAAGAGGTCGCCGCACGCTATGTCCACGCCCAGTCGAACCGTGCCAAGGCCCCGTTCGTGACCGTTAACTGCGCGGGCGTAGAGCCTGAGATGATGGAGGCGATGCTGTTTGGCCGCGAAACCGCCAAGCGCGGGGTTGAGCCGGGGTTGCTAGAACAGGCGCATGGCGGCGTAGTCTATTTCGACGAGGTCGCCGACATGCCCAACGGCACCCAGTCCAAGATCCTGCGCGTGCTGGTCGATCAACAGTTCACCCGTGTGGGGGGCAACGACAAGGTGCGTGTCGACCTGCGGGTGATTTCCTCCACCAACCGCGACTTGCAGACAGAGATTGCCGCAGGCCGGTTCCGGGAGGAACTGTATCACCGGCTGAATGTGGTACCGATTGCGGTGCCCTCGCTGGCAGAACGGCGGGAGGACATCCCGGTGCTGGCAGAACATTTCATCGAACAATGCAACCGCGCCCAGGGATTGCCTCTACGCCAGATGACCGAAGAGGCGGTGGCCCTGATGCAGACCATGACTTGGCCCGGCAACGTTCGCCAGCTCAAGAACCTTGTGGAACGGGTGCTGATTCTGGGCGATGGCACCGGCCCGATCGAGGCCCGCGAACTGCCGCAGGACAGCGCGCCGGGTGAGGGGGCAGAGGACCGCGTGGTGCTTTCGGGCACGCTGGCGACCCTGCCGCTGCGCGAGGCGCGCGAGGCGTTTGAGCGCGAGTACCTGCTGACGCAGATCAACCGGTTTGGCGGCAATATCTCCCGCACGGCGTCGTTTGTCGGCATGGAACGCTCGGCCCTGCACCGCAAGCTGAAGTCGTTGGGGGTTGTGACCTCGGCCAAATCCGGCGCGCGGATCGCGCGGGTGGATGGCACCTATACCGAGGCGACCTGA
- the hfq gene encoding RNA chaperone Hfq, translating into MASDRQNLQDAFLNHVRKTKVPVTVFLINGVKLQGVITWFDNFCVLLRRDGQSQLVYKHAISTIMPSQPINLYDGEGDA; encoded by the coding sequence ATGGCTTCTGACAGACAGAACCTGCAGGACGCATTTCTTAATCACGTTCGCAAGACCAAGGTACCCGTGACAGTCTTCCTGATCAACGGGGTCAAACTGCAGGGGGTCATCACCTGGTTTGATAATTTTTGCGTCCTGTTGCGCCGCGACGGGCAATCGCAGCTTGTGTACAAGCACGCAATTTCGACCATCATGCCCAGCCAGCCGATCAACCTGTATGACGGCGAAGGGGACGCGTGA
- a CDS encoding response regulator has protein sequence MDGTVLVADDDRTIRTVLTQALTRAGCKVHATSSLTTLMRWVAEGKGDVVISDVVMPDGNGLEMLPKIAEDRPGLPVIVISAQNTIMTAIQAAEAEAYDYLPKPFDLPDLMKRTARALENRNRAPRREEPVVGADEPDELPLVGKTPAMQGLYRLVARVMNTDLPVLITGESGTGKSLIARALHDFSDRRTLPFVTVNSSDLADLDGPARVLARVRGGTLLIDEIADISDEIQARIVRMMDVPGDHVPRFLASSQHDPQSLIEDGKVRQDLFYRLDGAAIAVPSLRERVEDIPLLAEHFLNRAEREGAPKRWLSEGAADLFRVYSWPGNVRQLENAVRRLSLTSRAEEITRAEVEAVLGNQPETGPVLRGGDSDKLGESVGRHLRRYFDLHGAMLPPPGLYGRILREVEAPLIEIALEATGGNQAKCADLLGINRNTLRKKITDLDIRVTRRRKLM, from the coding sequence ATGGATGGTACAGTTCTGGTTGCGGATGATGACCGCACGATCCGCACGGTTCTGACGCAGGCCCTGACCCGCGCCGGATGCAAGGTGCACGCCACCTCCAGCCTGACGACGCTGATGCGATGGGTGGCCGAGGGCAAGGGCGACGTCGTGATTTCCGATGTTGTCATGCCCGATGGCAATGGGTTGGAAATGCTGCCCAAAATCGCCGAGGACCGCCCCGGTCTGCCGGTGATCGTGATTTCGGCGCAAAACACCATCATGACGGCGATTCAGGCGGCAGAGGCCGAAGCCTATGACTACCTGCCCAAGCCTTTTGACCTGCCCGATCTGATGAAGCGGACCGCGCGGGCGCTGGAAAACCGCAATCGTGCCCCCCGGCGGGAAGAGCCGGTGGTGGGCGCCGATGAACCCGATGAACTGCCGCTGGTGGGCAAGACGCCCGCCATGCAAGGGCTGTACCGGCTTGTCGCGCGGGTGATGAACACCGATCTGCCAGTGCTGATCACCGGCGAAAGCGGCACCGGAAAATCGCTGATTGCCCGCGCATTGCATGATTTCAGCGACCGGCGGACGCTGCCTTTTGTGACTGTCAACAGTTCTGATCTGGCCGATCTGGATGGTCCGGCGCGGGTCTTGGCGCGGGTTCGGGGCGGCACGTTGTTGATTGATGAGATTGCCGACATCTCCGATGAGATTCAGGCCCGTATCGTGCGCATGATGGATGTGCCGGGCGATCATGTGCCACGGTTTCTGGCCTCGTCGCAGCATGATCCGCAATCGCTGATCGAAGATGGCAAGGTGCGGCAGGATCTGTTCTACCGGCTGGACGGAGCGGCGATTGCCGTGCCCAGCCTGCGGGAACGGGTTGAGGATATTCCGTTGCTGGCCGAACATTTCCTGAACCGTGCCGAACGTGAGGGCGCGCCGAAACGCTGGCTTTCTGAAGGGGCGGCGGATTTGTTCCGGGTCTATTCTTGGCCCGGCAATGTGCGCCAGTTGGAAAACGCGGTGCGCCGCCTCAGCCTGACCAGCCGCGCCGAGGAAATCACCCGCGCCGAGGTTGAGGCTGTGCTGGGCAACCAGCCCGAGACGGGCCCCGTGCTGCGTGGTGGTGACAGTGACAAGCTGGGCGAAAGCGTGGGCCGTCACCTGCGGCGCTACTTTGATCTGCACGGCGCGATGCTGCCGCCGCCCGGTCTGTATGGCCGCATCCTGCGCGAGGTAGAGGCCCCGTTGATCGAGATTGCATTGGAGGCCACCGGCGGAAATCAGGCGAAATGCGCCGATCTGCTCGGCATCAATCGCAATACTTTGCGCAAGAAGATCACCGACCTTGATATTCGCGTGACACGACGCCGCAAGTTGATGTAA
- a CDS encoding TrkH family potassium uptake protein: MKAIAGMPLFLLMTGLGAASMLLPAAFAYAIEDFHDARTFFYGALLGLILTALVALALGNQRHNESALRQLVALAAGFVFLPLMFAVPFHEAVRTTSFGSAYFEMVSSFTTTGATLFDAARLSGPEHLWRVQVGWMGGLVMWIAASAILAPLALGGFEVTASGEPGQSMAEGATNSGPTAPSQRLMRSAETLFPIYAGLTLALTVMLLVAGDPPLVALSHAMSILSTSGITPLSSLGAAPSGLGGEMVLFCFFFFALSRMTFSTDTRQERGLYFDPEFRLGVIIVVSVPLLLFLRHWVASFDVGEEQNWIAGLRALWGGLFTAASFLTTTGFVSGDWDTAQDWSGLPTPGIILMGLALVGGGVATTAGGVKLMRVYALYLNGKREIERLVHPHSVGRAGPMGRRIRREGAFIAWVFFMFFAVTLAGLTMVLGIYGVDFERAIVLTIATLSNTGPLIGAAPARVIDLAAMRWDAHLILCGAMVLGRLELLAIIVMISPDLWRE, from the coding sequence ATGAAGGCCATCGCGGGAATGCCGCTGTTTTTGTTGATGACGGGGCTGGGTGCGGCCTCGATGCTTCTGCCGGCCGCCTTTGCCTATGCGATCGAGGATTTCCACGACGCGCGGACGTTTTTCTATGGCGCTCTGCTGGGGTTGATCCTGACCGCACTGGTGGCGCTGGCGCTGGGCAACCAGCGCCACAATGAAAGCGCGTTGCGGCAGTTGGTGGCATTGGCGGCGGGTTTCGTCTTTTTGCCATTGATGTTTGCGGTGCCTTTCCACGAGGCGGTGCGCACCACCAGCTTTGGCAGTGCTTATTTCGAGATGGTGTCCAGTTTCACCACCACCGGGGCAACGCTTTTTGATGCCGCGCGGCTGTCGGGGCCGGAACATCTGTGGCGGGTGCAGGTGGGATGGATGGGGGGGTTGGTGATGTGGATCGCTGCCTCTGCCATCTTGGCTCCCTTGGCGCTGGGGGGCTTTGAGGTGACCGCCAGCGGAGAACCGGGCCAGTCCATGGCCGAGGGCGCGACGAACTCTGGCCCCACTGCGCCCAGCCAGCGCCTGATGCGCAGCGCAGAGACGCTGTTTCCGATCTATGCGGGGCTGACGCTGGCACTGACGGTTATGTTGTTGGTGGCAGGCGACCCGCCTTTGGTGGCGCTCAGCCATGCGATGTCGATCCTGTCGACCTCGGGGATCACACCGTTGTCGTCTCTGGGGGCCGCGCCCAGCGGGCTGGGCGGTGAGATGGTGTTGTTTTGCTTTTTCTTCTTTGCCCTGTCGCGGATGACCTTTTCGACCGACACCCGACAGGAGCGAGGGCTGTATTTCGACCCCGAATTCCGGCTGGGCGTGATCATCGTCGTCTCTGTGCCGCTGCTGCTGTTCCTGCGCCATTGGGTTGCCTCGTTCGACGTGGGAGAGGAACAGAACTGGATCGCCGGTCTGCGCGCGCTTTGGGGCGGGTTGTTCACCGCTGCGTCCTTTCTGACCACCACCGGTTTTGTCAGCGGCGACTGGGACACGGCGCAGGACTGGTCCGGCCTGCCGACGCCGGGGATCATCCTGATGGGTTTGGCGCTGGTAGGCGGCGGCGTGGCGACCACGGCGGGTGGGGTCAAGCTGATGCGCGTCTATGCACTGTACCTGAACGGCAAGCGTGAGATCGAAAGGCTGGTCCACCCCCATTCGGTCGGGCGCGCCGGGCCGATGGGGCGACGGATTCGTCGTGAGGGGGCCTTTATCGCTTGGGTCTTTTTCATGTTCTTTGCGGTCACACTGGCCGGCTTGACCATGGTTCTGGGGATCTACGGCGTCGATTTCGAACGCGCCATTGTGCTGACCATCGCCACATTGTCCAACACCGGCCCGCTGATTGGCGCGGCTCCGGCGCGGGTCATCGACCTTGCCGCCATGCGCTGGGACGCGCATCTGATCCTGTGCGGGGCCATGGTGTTGGGGCGGTTGGAATTGCTGGCAATCATCGTCATGATCAGCCCGGACCTGTGGCGTGAATAG
- a CDS encoding sensor histidine kinase NtrY-like yields MFRSPTWALFTRLRRTRLFQNVVTLLLVALGPVLAIATFLVLGPLDQGATAFSLRLVLLADLVYVLLLAALVLARVARMVADRRAQSAGSRLHLRLTAAFAMMALLPTVTVAVFAVLTINIGLETWFSSRVQNVVGASLAAAEAYEAETRAGLVQDARALGAFLDENRRRNFVMDDGELRQVLSQGQGQIQRGLREAYVINSEGDIRARGERSYLFDFEEPASADFLRADAEGLTVIPDWDNNEVRALLPLEAFADRYLYVSRQVDGQILNLLDETQETARFYQQQETERGRQLFDFALLYLGFALLLILAATWAGLWFAERLSRPVGRLTGAAQLVGSGDLDVQVKEEDGDDEISMLGRYFNQMTRQLKAQRETLLENTRQIERRQRLFDSVLSSVTSGVVGLDAEGKVTFVNRSAERLLGWHETHRSVPMTVAVPEFGALFDRLRQDGLETAQQEIKVSREGRLEHLLVRLSTRRRKDRSLEGYVVAFDDVTDLVSAQRMAAWGDVARRIAHEIKNPLTPIKLSAERIKRSFAGKLEERDTGKVSDLTDRIVRQTETLKRIVDEFSEFARMPEPNRKPEDLAALLREAVLLQETGQPNVHFDMQIPDEPMWADLDADMIGGQALLNLIKNAGEAIETLQEQGAPEGHQPEVRVTAEVAEDGRAEIRIMDNGIGLPEDRARLFEPYVTTRDKGTGLGLPIVKKIIEEHGGTLTLEDAPAFAEGARAGAMAVIRLPLNRTAEAHRADALEGV; encoded by the coding sequence ATGTTCCGGTCTCCGACTTGGGCGCTGTTTACGCGTCTGCGGCGGACACGGTTGTTTCAGAACGTCGTCACCCTGTTGCTGGTGGCGCTGGGGCCGGTGCTGGCTATTGCCACCTTCTTGGTGCTGGGGCCGCTGGATCAGGGCGCAACCGCGTTCAGCCTGCGACTCGTTTTGCTGGCCGATCTGGTCTACGTCTTGTTGCTGGCGGCGCTGGTTCTGGCCCGCGTGGCGCGCATGGTGGCCGACCGGCGGGCGCAATCGGCGGGTTCTCGCCTGCACCTGCGGCTGACGGCGGCCTTTGCCATGATGGCGCTGTTGCCGACCGTGACCGTGGCGGTCTTTGCGGTGCTGACCATCAACATCGGGCTGGAGACGTGGTTTTCCAGCCGGGTTCAGAACGTGGTCGGTGCCTCGCTTGCCGCGGCAGAGGCCTATGAGGCAGAAACCCGCGCGGGTCTGGTACAGGACGCGCGCGCGCTTGGGGCCTTTCTGGACGAAAACCGCCGCCGCAACTTTGTCATGGACGATGGCGAGTTGCGGCAGGTTCTCAGCCAAGGGCAGGGCCAGATCCAGCGCGGCCTGCGCGAGGCCTATGTGATCAACAGCGAAGGCGATATTCGCGCGCGGGGCGAACGGTCCTATCTTTTCGATTTCGAAGAGCCCGCGTCGGCGGATTTCCTGCGCGCCGATGCAGAGGGGCTGACCGTCATTCCCGACTGGGACAACAATGAGGTCCGCGCGCTGTTGCCACTGGAAGCCTTTGCAGACCGCTATCTTTATGTCAGCCGTCAGGTGGACGGGCAAATCCTCAACCTGCTGGACGAGACGCAGGAAACCGCGCGCTTTTATCAGCAGCAGGAAACCGAGCGGGGCAGGCAGTTGTTTGACTTTGCCTTGCTCTATCTGGGTTTTGCGCTGCTGTTGATCCTTGCGGCGACCTGGGCGGGCCTGTGGTTCGCCGAGCGGCTCAGCCGTCCGGTCGGGCGACTGACCGGCGCGGCACAGCTTGTCGGGTCCGGCGATCTGGACGTGCAGGTAAAGGAAGAGGACGGCGACGACGAAATCTCGATGCTGGGGCGCTACTTCAACCAGATGACCCGCCAGCTAAAGGCGCAGCGTGAAACGCTGTTGGAAAACACCCGCCAGATCGAACGACGCCAGCGGTTGTTTGATTCTGTGCTGTCCTCTGTCACCTCCGGTGTTGTGGGGCTGGACGCCGAAGGCAAGGTGACTTTTGTAAACCGCTCGGCGGAACGCCTGTTGGGCTGGCATGAAACCCATCGCTCGGTGCCGATGACGGTTGCGGTGCCGGAATTTGGCGCGCTGTTTGACCGGCTGCGGCAGGACGGGCTGGAGACGGCCCAGCAAGAGATCAAGGTCAGTCGCGAGGGGCGACTGGAACATCTGCTGGTGCGGCTGTCGACCCGGCGGCGCAAGGACCGCTCGCTAGAGGGGTATGTGGTGGCCTTTGACGATGTGACCGATCTGGTCAGTGCGCAGCGTATGGCGGCATGGGGCGATGTGGCGCGCCGCATCGCGCATGAGATCAAGAACCCGCTGACACCGATCAAACTGTCCGCCGAACGCATCAAGCGCAGCTTTGCCGGCAAGCTGGAAGAGCGCGACACCGGCAAGGTCAGCGACCTGACGGACCGCATCGTGCGCCAGACAGAGACGCTCAAACGTATCGTGGATGAGTTTTCCGAATTTGCCCGCATGCCGGAACCCAACCGCAAGCCAGAAGATCTGGCCGCGCTGCTGCGTGAGGCGGTGCTGTTGCAGGAAACCGGCCAGCCCAACGTGCATTTCGATATGCAGATCCCGGATGAACCGATGTGGGCGGATCTGGACGCGGACATGATTGGCGGGCAGGCGCTGCTGAACCTGATCAAGAACGCGGGTGAGGCGATTGAAACGCTTCAGGAACAAGGCGCGCCAGAGGGCCACCAGCCTGAAGTCCGCGTCACGGCCGAGGTGGCCGAGGATGGCCGCGCTGAAATCCGTATCATGGACAACGGCATCGGCTTGCCCGAAGATCGGGCGCGGCTGTTTGAGCCTTATGTGACGACGCGGGACAAGGGCACCGGTCTGGGCCTGCCCATCGTTAAGAAGATCATCGAGGAACACGGCGGAACGCTGACGCTGGAAGACGCGCCAGCCTTTGCCGAGGGCGCCCGTGCGGGCGCCATGGCGGTCATCCGACTGCCGCTGAACCGTACAGCAGAGGCACACCGCGCCGATGCTTTGGAAGGTGTGTGA
- a CDS encoding aminoglycoside phosphotransferase family protein, translating into MSLTAEAARALAMEAQARHGGGSEPRAARPGGGEAHLFESDGPKGPILIKVWADSDRAARQARRQTQVAQALKTGASRAPEVLFFDASCRAMAMPKIDGTDLATVCRAGGAEVATSAGRWLRAYHGLTQHPCPFDATGQVNWLSRLIAAALDGQRAIPDPDGFAKTARDVQAIAAGVTGRPSARAVTHRDMTLSNLMLDVDGTVWGLDFENTREDEPLRDVFTLALDLMTLGASDGQQAVTDLRHAYGTDQTDPAVRLFLQRCFCLWVWANTPQVPSARQLRRLEVAEDLLNRDAPVI; encoded by the coding sequence ATGAGCCTGACGGCCGAGGCCGCGCGGGCCTTGGCAATGGAGGCACAGGCGCGCCATGGCGGCGGATCAGAGCCGCGCGCCGCGCGACCCGGCGGCGGTGAGGCGCATCTGTTTGAATCGGACGGGCCGAAGGGGCCAATCCTGATCAAGGTCTGGGCGGATTCGGACCGGGCAGCGCGTCAGGCCCGCCGTCAAACACAGGTGGCACAGGCACTAAAGACCGGGGCCAGTCGCGCGCCGGAGGTCTTATTTTTCGACGCCTCCTGCCGGGCAATGGCCATGCCAAAAATCGACGGCACGGACCTTGCCACGGTGTGTCGGGCGGGCGGTGCAGAGGTTGCGACCAGTGCCGGGCGCTGGTTGCGAGCCTATCACGGGCTGACGCAGCATCCCTGCCCGTTTGACGCCACGGGCCAAGTCAACTGGCTGTCGCGGTTGATCGCGGCGGCGCTGGACGGGCAGCGCGCCATTCCCGATCCCGATGGCTTTGCCAAGACCGCGCGGGACGTGCAGGCCATTGCGGCAGGTGTGACGGGCCGCCCCTCTGCCCGCGCAGTCACACACCGCGACATGACCCTCTCCAACCTGATGCTGGACGTGGACGGCACGGTCTGGGGTCTGGATTTTGAGAATACGCGCGAGGATGAGCCATTGCGCGATGTCTTTACGCTGGCGCTGGACCTGATGACCTTGGGCGCGTCAGACGGACAACAAGCGGTCACCGACCTGCGGCACGCCTATGGCACAGATCAGACGGACCCGGCGGTCCGCCTGTTTCTGCAACGGTGTTTCTGTCTCTGGGTCTGGGCAAACACGCCGCAGGTGCCATCCGCACGGCAATTGCGCCGGTTAGAGGTGGCCGAAGACCTGTTGAACAGGGATGCCCCGGTGATCTGA
- the trkA gene encoding Trk system potassium transporter TrkA, which produces MKVIICGAGQVGWQIARHLSGERNDVTVVDNNPDLVRRATDTLDVQGIAGFASYPDVLEKAGAKDADMVIAATYSDEVNMVTCQVAHSVFAVPRKIARLRAESYLTAIYSDLYRRDHLPIDVVISPEREVAEAALQRLAAPAAFDTETFLDGKAQLMGLSIDEGCPIVNTPLRQLTDLFSTLRSVVVGVRREGQLFAPESGDQLFVGDSCYVVVHSEDVQRTMEIFGKAHRKQERVVIVGGGNVGLSVARALEAGKTRIRAKMIERNRKNAERAAEELERTIVLHGDGLDAALLVEAGVARADAALCVTDDDKVNMLAAVRAKAAGCPMVIALINDPTLVPLMEPLGIDAYINPRSTTVSSILRHIRHGRVSQVYSIGDAEAEVIEAEVMSTSPIAGSLIREIDFPEGVLVGAVRKGDRVVKPTGTLRIEEGDQIVIFALTGDVAEVERLLQVSIDFF; this is translated from the coding sequence ATGAAGGTCATCATTTGCGGGGCAGGGCAGGTCGGCTGGCAGATTGCCCGTCACCTCTCAGGAGAGCGGAACGACGTTACGGTTGTGGACAACAACCCCGACCTCGTACGGCGCGCCACCGATACGCTGGACGTGCAGGGAATTGCCGGTTTTGCCTCCTATCCCGACGTTTTGGAAAAGGCCGGGGCAAAAGACGCGGACATGGTGATTGCCGCGACCTATTCCGATGAGGTCAACATGGTGACCTGCCAGGTGGCGCATTCGGTCTTTGCGGTTCCGCGCAAGATTGCCCGCCTGCGCGCCGAAAGTTACCTGACGGCGATCTATTCCGACCTGTACCGGCGCGATCACCTGCCCATCGACGTGGTGATCAGCCCGGAACGCGAGGTGGCCGAGGCCGCGTTGCAGCGGCTTGCCGCGCCTGCCGCCTTTGACACAGAGACCTTTCTTGATGGCAAGGCCCAGCTCATGGGGCTGTCCATTGATGAGGGCTGTCCGATCGTAAACACGCCTCTGCGGCAGTTGACCGATTTGTTTTCGACCCTGCGGTCGGTTGTGGTTGGGGTGCGCCGTGAGGGGCAGTTGTTTGCGCCGGAGTCGGGCGACCAGCTGTTCGTGGGCGACAGTTGCTACGTTGTGGTGCATTCCGAGGACGTGCAGCGCACCATGGAGATTTTCGGAAAAGCGCACCGCAAGCAGGAGCGCGTGGTGATTGTCGGCGGCGGCAATGTCGGCCTGTCGGTGGCGCGTGCACTGGAGGCGGGCAAGACCCGCATCCGCGCCAAGATGATCGAACGCAACCGCAAGAACGCCGAACGCGCCGCCGAGGAGCTGGAGCGCACCATCGTGTTGCACGGCGACGGGTTGGATGCCGCATTGCTGGTCGAGGCGGGAGTGGCGCGCGCCGATGCGGCGCTGTGCGTGACCGATGACGATAAGGTTAACATGCTGGCTGCCGTGCGTGCCAAGGCGGCAGGCTGTCCCATGGTGATCGCGCTGATCAACGACCCCACGCTGGTGCCGCTGATGGAACCTTTGGGCATCGACGCCTACATCAACCCGCGCTCTACGACTGTCAGTTCGATCCTGCGGCACATTCGGCATGGGCGCGTCAGCCAAGTCTATTCCATCGGCGACGCCGAGGCAGAGGTGATCGAAGCCGAAGTCATGTCGACCTCGCCCATCGCGGGCAGCCTAATCCGTGAGATCGATTTCCCCGAAGGTGTGTTGGTGGGGGCGGTCCGCAAAGGGGATAGGGTGGTCAAGCCGACCGGCACGTTGCGTATCGAGGAGGGCGATCAGATCGTGATCTTTGCCCTGACTGGAGACGTGGCAGAGGTCGAACGCCTGTTGCAGGTCTCGATTGACTTCTTCTAG